A stretch of DNA from Spirosoma endbachense:
AACAAGTTGCCGGTTGAGGTCGCCAAGTTTTTGCATACACTTGTCCGCCACGACCATCAGCATTTGCATCAGGCGCGTTTCGGGCTGTGGGTATTGCGCGAGTAGTTTCGGTTCGGCGTCGCCCGCTTCATTGAGCAGGAAGCTTTCGCTGATACCTTTATCGCCAAAGCCCATGAACGTTTTGGGTTCAATCTGTTTGGCACGAACCAGCCCATTGAAATCCGTCTGGAAGTTGAACGGGTCAAATTTCCGGTCATTATCGCCCATTTCAGCGAGCCATTTCCGGAAAGCTTCACCCATAAATTTCGTCAGCGCCACAAAATAGGTACTGCTACCCAGTTGCTGTTGCAGCCCCAGACTCTTGGCAAATGACTCCCGCAGGTTTGCCGGTATGTATTCCGTGTAGAACTTACTGGCATATGCAAACCGAATCAACGGTTGCATCACATTGCGAAAAGTCGAATCGGCAAAATGAACGAAGTCTAACTGTCGGTCATCGCGCCGGAGACCATATTCGTAATAGGTTTTCGCCCCGGCAAACTCACCCGCTCCCCGATTGGCAAAATCCAGTACGGTTTCGGCGGCCAGCAATTCGACGATATGCGCATTGTTGGCCTGTTTGGAGCCTCCCTCTACGTTCGCATAAAGTTTAGCGCCGGGTTTATCGCCAATGTAATACAGCGAATCCAGATGAATCTGGTTCTGATAGTAGGACAGTGCCGCTTTAGTCTTGGAATTAAAGCGATTCTGGTCGATGGCACTTTGCCCGTTTTCTTCCAGCGCAAAATAGGGCATCACCGTAACGGCTCCCTTGCGGGCGTTGCGAATCGGCATTTTCTGGCTCGGTTCCTGCAACAGCTTCACCAACTGCGGGAAACCCGATGATCCGGTTCCGCCAAAGATGGAACTGATGATAAAAATCCGGTCCGTTTCGTTGTTAAACGCTCCGACGAAGTATTTGTAAAGTGCCGAATCTTCCAGCGCGTTGAAAACTACGCTGCCAATATTCGGATTACCCTTAAAACCAACCGACAGGTCGAGTTTAAGCTCGGCACTGGTCGGTTTTGCCGAATTATCGTAGAGCACTTTGAGCAGTTCACGGTCGATGTCGTCCATGGTACTGACATTCAGGAACTCTTCGAACGTACCCTGGTGCTCGGTCAGCTGGGGCAAAAATGAATCGCCGATCCGCTCCTGAGTAGTTTCGCTCTGGAGTGTTCCCAGCGACTGGATCGGGGTAGCAAAGAATGGCCGGGGTGCATCACTCTGACCAGCCGGTGGCGCTCCGTTTGGATAAGCCGCATTGCGAATCGTTCGGTACAGTTCGACGCCGTTCAGGGCACGAGCCGTATCGCCGTTCTGCATATCCATATCCAGCAGAATCGGAATAATGGTCAGGTTGTCGGGCACTTTAGCCCCGGCTGCCAGCAGCATCGTTAGCGAGCGCAACACACGTGCACCCGTACCACCGATGGCAAAAACGAAAAGTTTCATACTTAAACGATTTCAGTCTTTAGTTTCCTGCGTGGAGCAATACGGCTTCGACCCAGTAAACGGAAGACTTTTTTTAAACTGAAATTTAAAAAGGTGTGTACCGGGCGAACTTCGATCCACGCCGAAACAGGAGCGAAAAACCAAAAAACAATAGTCCGGCCAGAATTAAGTTAACGCCCCCAAAACCAAGCATGTAGCTATCGGCTTCGGGCTCGCCGGTTGCGTCTTTGGCGTAGCTGACAGCCAGCGAAAACGCGATAATCAGGGCGACAACCAGCGTAATCACCCAGTGACTGGTTCGGTGAAAAATCGCTTTCCAGCGACCCAGCAACAGGTAAAAAATAGCCGCCAGGCCCAGCATCAGCACCAGCGTTAGCAGGCCGACGGGTGTAAAAACAGTGTTGCGGTACGTAGGATCAGGGTTTTTGCCAATCAGCAATTCATACAAAGCAGTGAACATGGGTGCCGTTTATTGTTCGAGGGTGATGGTAAGTTGTAGAAACGATTTATCGGCGCCGGAGCCCGTTTCATAGGCATCGCGGACACCATTCATGAGGTGTTCAAGTGCAAAGGTTTTGCCCTCCCGGCCAGCCGAAGTACGGTCGTCCATCGTCGACTGATTTAGGTACCAGGTATCGTAGCGAACAGGTAGTTTGATGGAAACAGGCGTTTCATTTTCAAAAAGCTGTGTTACCCGAAAGGTCAGCACGTGGGTAGCCTCGCTCAGCATTCGGGCTTCGTTGGTTTTCAGCTTTTCGGTACCTTTCACATCGTCTTTTGGCTCAATTTTCAGCAATTTAACCCCGGCATTTCCAGCCGCAACGATCAGATTTTTGGTCAGATAGGCTTCTGTTTGTGCGTAGGCAGGCAATCCGCTCAGATTAACCCCTATGGCAAACTCAGCTGGTCTATCGGCCCGAACTCCTTTAAGGTTCGTGATTCGCTGCCCATCGGCATTCCAGTTTTCGCCTTTCCGATTGAGGGTAAAAAACAGGTTGTAACCCGCTGTTGAGCCTCCCCCGCCAAAATCAAGCTGCTTATCGGGTTTAGTCGTTAAGGCAGCCTGTAATTTCTGATTAAACAGATTCAGGATGCGCTGTTTACCGATAACCCAGATATAAAACGGCCGCGATTCGCCATTCAGTTTCTGCTTTTTGTTCTGATAATCGTAGTATGTACCATTGAAAGCCGACGAATAGGCATAAACCGTTGCATTGATGGTGTCTTTGCTCAAGGCAGCAAACTGCCGGTTGATCTCGTTTTTCAGGACACTCGATGCATCGGTCGCGTTGATCTGCGGATTTTTCTTAATGTCTCCATCCGGAAATGAGAGAATACAATCGGATACCAGAAGCGCCACGCTGTTGTTGCGCGCCTTTTCGCCCACCTGCCGAAAAATCGTGTGAAGTTCTGAGCTACGGGCGTTGGCCAGCGGAACCGTGGCCAGACTTGTCACAAACTTATCCACATCGCCGGGATAGGCCTGCGCTTCGGCACTGATGGTATAAATGGCAAGGGGTTTACGCACCGGTTCAATCTGGCTGATCTTGTTGGCAAACTCAGAAACAATATTTTTGAATTCCGTACTTCCATTCAGGTAACCGCCCATGCTGGCCGATGTTTCCAGAAAAAAATTGATCTGATTTATTGTATCAGCTTTAACGGTTGGCTTTTGCTCTTCTTTAGGAGCCAGATTACAGCTCTGTAAAAAGATAGCCACCCCTAAGCCAAGAAATAGGTGGAACCGGCAGACTCGTGTGCGGACCATGAATAAATTTTTCGTCATTACGGGAATGTGTGAGGAGCAAAAGTACCAAACTGCCCCGTTCTCTACCCTCCGTTGTGGCGGAGACCTTTAATTTTTCTTAAAATTCTACTTAAGGTAACGAAGCAGACGTCCATTTTATGTCAGTCGGTACAGTTTAACGATGAACGGACGTTTACCTTTGTAGCCTGATTGCACTGGATACTTAGTTTATGGTTTTAAGTTTGTGGCTGATTGTTGTCAGAAATTATTCCTGACAGTCTCTGCACAGGCAAATACATAAACAACAAGTCGCTCAGTTGACGACTGCCAACTGTATACTGCCAATTAACGTATGACGCTTCGCCATTTTATAGTATTTTTTTTACTGTCACTTCCCATTCTGCTTCAAAATTGCGCTCAGGTTGCTCAGCCACCCGGTGGCAAGAAAGACACCCTGTCGCCCAAACTGGTAAGCAGCATGCCAACGGCCCGACAGTTGAATTATACCGGCAAAACAGTTGAACTGGAATTCGACGAGTACGTCAATGTCGAAAATATCCAGCAAAAAGTCACCGTTACGCCCCAGGATAGCAATACGTTTGTCGTAAAAGCCTTACCAAAAGGCCTGCGGCTGAATTTTAACCGGCCCCTGCAACCGAATACCACCTATACCATTAACTTTTCTGACGGCATAAAGGATATTACCGAGCGAAATATCGCTAAAGATGCGAAGATTGTGTTTAGTACCGGCCCTGTTATTGATTCACTTTATTTGGGCGGTACTGTTCTGGATGACGAAAGCCGCCTGCCCATCCTCAACTTCGTAATCGGGCTGTTTGCGCCGACCGATACGCTGCCTATCAACCGGAAGCGCCCCGCCTATTACGCCCGAACCGATAGCAATGGCGTTTATCGCATTGAAAACGTGAAAGCAGGCCAGTATAAAGTGTATGGATTCGACGATAAAGATTTGAATCTGGTTAACAACACACCGGGTGAACGGGTGGCCTTCCGCGACAGTCTTGTGAACCTCAACCGCAATTATACCGACATCAACATGGTGGCTTTCCGGGGATCGTCCAAGCCCCGAATCAGCCGACGCGAGCGCACCGACGAAACATTGGGTCTGGAACTTAGTAGTGGCATTGCCAGCTATCAACTGCGCTTTGGCAAAATGGTCTCCACAACCGTCGTATCTACATCGGCCGCTTCCACGTCGGCCGCTTCCACGTCGGCTGTATCCACGACAGGCGTATCAACCTCAGCGGTCTCGTCAACAGCAACGTCGGTAACAGCTGTTCCAACCTCAATGTCGTTTGTCCCGTCGACCGATACGCTGGTGTCATTTTTAGAAAGTCCCAAGATGATCCGGCTTTTTCGGCCAGCTAACCGGGCGGCTAACGATACGATCAATTTGATCATTATGGCTCAGGATTCGGTCGGCAATATCACGGAACTCAGGGAGCGAATTTATTTTTCGCCCATCAAATCGCGGGCAAAAGACCGAAAACCCCTGACCGTTCAGGTGGCACCACCGGCCAGTGAACCGATTGATAACAATCTGGATTTCACCATCAAATTCTCTAAACCCATTCTTCGCTTCAGCACCGATCTTATCATCATTGGCCCCGACAGTACAAAGCCCTTTAAATTTACATCAGAAGAGCTGGCCTGGAGTAATAGCTTCAGTCAACTGGTCATAAAACGAAAAACGAATCTTAAAGACACACTGCTCTTCAGGCTACTAAAAGGGGCATTTATCAGTGTGCAGGGCGATACGCTGGCCCGGTACAATGGTCGGTATAAAATTGCGGATGAAGACAGCTACGGCCTGATTGCTGGCCGTATCAACCCTGCAACCGTCGGCGGGGCCAATAAGAGCTTTATCGTTGAGCTACTTGACGATAAATACGCGGTTATCCGATCGTCGTACGGAACAACAAACTACAGTTTCCCCCGGCTCAAACCAGGCCGCTACCGGGTCCGCCTAATCATCGACGCCAATGGTAACCGAAGGCGCGACATTGGCAATGTGCAGAAGGGTATTCAACCCGAAACCATTATTTATCATCCCGGTGCCGAAGAAGGGGGTATAATTCCACTCAAGCAGAATTTTGAGCTGACGGACATCGATTTTTGATTTCACCCGCTAGTTATTAGCTCCCTACTACCAGTTATGAATTACCGATAGACATGCTCATCCATAAGCGCTTAGTTAGCGGCATGAAAACGATCACACTCATTAACTGGGCCATTTTAAGCTTTTATGGGTTTATGCTACTCTGGGCGTTTCTAACGCCGGCTGGCTCCGGGCAAGATGCGGCTGGTCGCGGAATGGCTGCTGGAATTTTATTTTTGGCTGTTATCATGCTGCTAGTACTTGTGGGCTTAAACCTGCTACCCTATTCCTTTACAAAAATACTAACCCTCATTCTTAGCGGATTTCCAATAGTCGGCTACCTGCTGAGTCTGGTATTCGGGCCCATTATTGCAGATCGGCGACAGAAAAGTTACGACAAGGAACTCAGCGACCGAGCCAATGGTGCTTACTACTTTCAGGACCCTGTCAGACAGCAGCTTGCCGCAGCTATAGCCAGCGGGAATGTGGCACAACTAAAACTTGGTCTACAACAGCCGATTGCTGCCATAAACGAGAGCGGCACTGATCATACGACATTACTCGATTTTGCCACTCTTCGCGCGAAAGAGAATCCTTCACCCGAAGCCATTCAGTGCCTCGATTTGCTCATGGCTCACGGAGCCACGGTAGAAACTGCGGATAAGCTTCGATCACCAACCCATTTTCTGGTGACCGACGGCGACCCAACTCTTTTAGAGTGGTTTTTAAAGAACGGCGCCAATCCAAATGCAACCGAATACCCTACAGGGACGCCAATCCTGTTCAATGCCCTCTATTCGGGGAATGATGATGGCTTTAAAACTCAAAAGGTAAATCTATTGCTGGCGCATGGGGCTAACCCAAACGCCATTCCACCCCAATACGATGAGCGCGTTATTATTACCTCAGCGTTGATGTATGCAACCGACAACGATCTGTGGGATATCTGTCAGTTGCTGCTGGATAAAGGAGCCAGCCCGGCCTATAAAACAGCCAGTGGCCTCGATGTATATCGGGTAATTGATTACAAAGAAAAAGGGTATACCGATTTTGGCAAAACACCACCACAAGCGCTTACTGCCGTGAAAGAACGTTTGCGTACCATACAGTAATCGCATGTACACAGACAGTTGCAGACTTGGATTCAGCGCAGATGAACAGTCACCATTTTCACAAGTCAATAAAGTGGCTACCAGATCATTTGCAGGCTTTTACAGCTATTGATGCCGTGTAGTAGCTTCGATTCGAAACAATAGACGACTCAGGTTACACACAATAAACGAAAACCGTCCATATAATTCGCCCAATGCCCCGTACCTTTGTGGTCGAAAACTAATCGCATGGGTTGCCGTTCCGTTTCGGCGACAGCAACCTGCGATCTGACCCTCCAGCATCGTGTACGTTAAGCCTAAAAAAGAACTCGGTCAGCATTTTTTGAAAGACCTCAGCATCGCCCAGCGTATTGCCGAATTATTGACCGGTCATGGTACCCGCAATGATGGTAATGCGCCGGTACGATCTTATAAAAAAGTACTCGAAATTGGGCCAGGCACAGGTGTGCTGACGCAATATTTGTTGACCAATGACAAGTTCGAAACTTATGTCATTGAAATTGACCGCGAGTCGGTTGATTATCTCAAACTACATTTCCCTAAACTGGAGGGGCACATCCTGGCGGCCGACTTTCTGAATATCCGGCCCGATCTGCTACCGACTAAACAGCCCGACAATACCGAGCCTTTTGCGGTGATCGGCAATTTCCCGTATAATATCTCAACCCAGATCCTCTTTAAAGTGCTGGATATGCGTGATCGTGTTCCCGAAGTAGTCGGCATGTTTCAGCGCGAAGTCGCCCAGCGTGTGGCATCAGGACCCGGCAATAAAGATTATGGCATTCTAAGCGTGCTGCTGCAAGCCTGGTATGACATCAAGTATGAATTTACCGTCGATCCGGGGGTCTTTAACCCTCCGCCCAAAGTATACTCAGGTGTACTCTCGCTCCGACGCAACGACAAAACCGATCTTGGCTGCGACGAGCGAAAGTTTGTTCAGGTCGTTAAGCACGGCTTCAGTCAGCGTCGAAAAACCCTCCGTAATGCCCTTAAACCGCTTAATCCGACCGAAGCTGCTTTGGCCAGTCCGTTCATGGACAAGCGGGCTGAACAGCTAAGCGTGGCTGAGTTCGTGCAACTGACGCTGTTAATGAAGAATGAGGAATGAAAGGTGAAGAATCTATAGTAACTCTTCATTTTCACCTTTCATTCCTCATTCTTGACTATGACTTTCGAACTCACCAAAGACTATCTTGAGCATATCCAGTCGGCTATTGAAGCGGGCGACGACGCGCTGCTTCGGACCGAAATGGAGGAGTTGTATCCAGCCGATATTTCGGGAATTCTCTATGAATTAGAACCCGAACCTGCTCATTACCTGCTGAGCTTATTAGATCAACCCGTTGGTGCTGAGATTCTGGCGAACCTCAACCCCACCGATCGCACGAACCTGATCAAAACCTTTACGTCGGAAGAACTGGCCCCGTTTATCAACCAGATGGATTCCGACGACGCCGTTGACTTGCTCAACGAACAGCCCATTCAGGTTCGTGAAGAAGTTATCGGTTTGCTCGAAGACCGCGAACAGGCTCGTTTTATTCTGGATCTGCTCCATTACGACGACAGTGTGGCGGGGGGATTGATGCAGAAAGAGCTCATCAAAATCAACGTGAATCTGACCGTCAATGCCTGTATTGAAGAAATCAGGCAACAGGCCGAAGATGTCGAAAACGTATATGCCGTTTATGTGGTCGATGATGTTGGTAAACTCTTGGGACTGGTTTCGCTCAAAAAAATTGTGCTCGCCCGCAAGAATGCTAAAATCGCTGACATCTACGACGACGACGTTGTTTTCGTAGAAACGTATCGCCCGGTGACGGAGGTGGCCGAAGTGATGCGGAAGTACGATTTAGATGCGATTCCGGTCGTCAATATTCAGCAACGATTACTCGGCCGGATCACCATTGATGACGTGGTCGACGTTATTACCGAACAGGCCGAAGAAGACATTCAGGTTATTTCGGGTTTGTCGGGCGAAGTGGAAGAGGCTGATAGTGTCTGGCAACGCTCGAAAGTACAGTTACCCTGGCTGGTGGCGGGTGCTATCGGGAGTTTGCTGGCGGCCACGGTCATTAATGGCTTTCAGAGCGAACTGGGCAAAGTAGCAGCGTTGGCAGCTTTCATTCCCATCATTGGGTCAACGGGAGGAAATG
This window harbors:
- a CDS encoding Ig-like domain-containing domain; the protein is MTLRHFIVFFLLSLPILLQNCAQVAQPPGGKKDTLSPKLVSSMPTARQLNYTGKTVELEFDEYVNVENIQQKVTVTPQDSNTFVVKALPKGLRLNFNRPLQPNTTYTINFSDGIKDITERNIAKDAKIVFSTGPVIDSLYLGGTVLDDESRLPILNFVIGLFAPTDTLPINRKRPAYYARTDSNGVYRIENVKAGQYKVYGFDDKDLNLVNNTPGERVAFRDSLVNLNRNYTDINMVAFRGSSKPRISRRERTDETLGLELSSGIASYQLRFGKMVSTTVVSTSAASTSAASTSAVSTTGVSTSAVSSTATSVTAVPTSMSFVPSTDTLVSFLESPKMIRLFRPANRAANDTINLIIMAQDSVGNITELRERIYFSPIKSRAKDRKPLTVQVAPPASEPIDNNLDFTIKFSKPILRFSTDLIIIGPDSTKPFKFTSEELAWSNSFSQLVIKRKTNLKDTLLFRLLKGAFISVQGDTLARYNGRYKIADEDSYGLIAGRINPATVGGANKSFIVELLDDKYAVIRSSYGTTNYSFPRLKPGRYRVRLIIDANGNRRRDIGNVQKGIQPETIIYHPGAEEGGIIPLKQNFELTDIDF
- a CDS encoding ankyrin repeat domain-containing protein, with translation MKTITLINWAILSFYGFMLLWAFLTPAGSGQDAAGRGMAAGILFLAVIMLLVLVGLNLLPYSFTKILTLILSGFPIVGYLLSLVFGPIIADRRQKSYDKELSDRANGAYYFQDPVRQQLAAAIASGNVAQLKLGLQQPIAAINESGTDHTTLLDFATLRAKENPSPEAIQCLDLLMAHGATVETADKLRSPTHFLVTDGDPTLLEWFLKNGANPNATEYPTGTPILFNALYSGNDDGFKTQKVNLLLAHGANPNAIPPQYDERVIITSALMYATDNDLWDICQLLLDKGASPAYKTASGLDVYRVIDYKEKGYTDFGKTPPQALTAVKERLRTIQ
- the rsmA gene encoding 16S rRNA (adenine(1518)-N(6)/adenine(1519)-N(6))-dimethyltransferase RsmA, which translates into the protein MYVKPKKELGQHFLKDLSIAQRIAELLTGHGTRNDGNAPVRSYKKVLEIGPGTGVLTQYLLTNDKFETYVIEIDRESVDYLKLHFPKLEGHILAADFLNIRPDLLPTKQPDNTEPFAVIGNFPYNISTQILFKVLDMRDRVPEVVGMFQREVAQRVASGPGNKDYGILSVLLQAWYDIKYEFTVDPGVFNPPPKVYSGVLSLRRNDKTDLGCDERKFVQVVKHGFSQRRKTLRNALKPLNPTEAALASPFMDKRAEQLSVAEFVQLTLLMKNEE
- the mgtE gene encoding magnesium transporter; the protein is MTFELTKDYLEHIQSAIEAGDDALLRTEMEELYPADISGILYELEPEPAHYLLSLLDQPVGAEILANLNPTDRTNLIKTFTSEELAPFINQMDSDDAVDLLNEQPIQVREEVIGLLEDREQARFILDLLHYDDSVAGGLMQKELIKINVNLTVNACIEEIRQQAEDVENVYAVYVVDDVGKLLGLVSLKKIVLARKNAKIADIYDDDVVFVETYRPVTEVAEVMRKYDLDAIPVVNIQQRLLGRITIDDVVDVITEQAEEDIQVISGLSGEVEEADSVWQRSKVQLPWLVAGAIGSLLAATVINGFQSELGKVAALAAFIPIIGSTGGNVGIQTSSLILQSLTDTSGLSMTLAKRLLRTLLVAIINGLVVGLIAGTYTFIIGEPRLFFVVATSLLAVVLLASFMGTVTPLLLNRIGINPAVASGPFITTANDLIGIGVYFLIAQWLLAEV